The window ATGTATCTGATTACGAAAATGTTCTCGGTACATCATTAGAGATAAAGGTCTCAGCCGTATCCCAGGCCCAGGCCACCGTTGCGGAAGATGCCGCAATGGCTGAAATTGACCGCCTGAATAACATATTAAGCGGCTACAACTCAAAAAGTGAGTTTCGCCAATGGATAAGTGGTACAAACGAGGCTGTAAAAGTATCACCCGAATTATTTGAAGTATTAAACTTGTTTGATAAATGGCATGCCCAAACCAACGGCGCGCTTGATGCATCGGCGGAAGTTGTAGGCAAAGTATGGAAAGCCGGCGCAGCCCGCAACCAAATGCCAACCCAAGAAGAAATTAACGCGGCTTTAACCCAGGTAAAACAACCGCACTGGCAATTAGATGAAACCAGCAAAACCGCTACTCACCTGGATAACGCAGCACTAATGCTTAACACTTTTACCAAAAGTTATGTGATGAACAAGGCTTGCGAGGCTGCTATGGCTACCAGCGGCGTTAGCGCTATTGTACTGAATATAGGCGGCGACATTATGGTTCTTGGCGAACATACCGAGCAAATCAACATAGCCAATCCTAAAGCCGACGCCGAGAATGACGCCCCGGTTGTGATGATAAACATCAGCAATAAAACTGTGGCTACCAGCGGTAATTATCGCCGCGGCGAAATGATACAGGGCAAATGGTATTCGCACATTGTCGATCCGCGTACGGGTAAACCAGCCGGCGAAGTAATTAGCGCTACCGTTGTAGCGCCGAATGCGGTTGATGCCGGAGCATTAGCCACTGCTTTAAACGTTACCGGCGCTGTTGAAGGTGTTAAATTAATGGAAAGGAACCCTGAAGCGGAATATATGATGATAATCGCCAACGGTAAACGTATAGAGAGCAAGGGCTGGAAAGCTATGGAAATCGCTGCTTCCGCACCGGTTGTTAAAACATCGGCCAAAGACAAAACCTGGGATCCGAAATATGAACTAAGCATCAATATCGAACTTGCACAAATTGAAGGCATGCGCGTACACCGCCCGTACCTGGCGGTTTGGGTAGTTGATGCAGATAAAAAACCCGTACGCAGTATAGCATTATGGTATAATAAGCCCCGTTATTTGAATGATATGCGTGCCTGGTACAGTGCTTATTATGATGAATTTACTTCAAACAGCAACAATATAAGCTCAACAACCAGCGCTACCCGTGGCCCGGGCAAATACACTTTAAAGTGGGACGGTAAAAACGATAAAGGCGAGTTTGTTAAGCAAGGCAAATACACCATTTATATTGAGGCTGCCAGGGAGCACGGCACTTACCAGTTAATTACACAGGATATGGATTTTAAAAAACCTGAGCAAATTACCTTAACTCCAAATACTGAAATTGCAGCAGCTTCATTAGATTATCATAAAAAATAATGTCCGAACATAAAAGCGGTCAGCCGCGCATGCTGATAAGACACCCACGGACGGTAGAAAAAAAAGCCAAATCAGCCTGGCAGAAAAATATGGCGGCAGTTTCGCGCTGGTTACATATTTACCTGTCGATGGTGAGCTTTGCGGTGGTGCTTTTTTTCTCGGTGACAGGGCTTACCCTTAACCATGCCGACTGGTTTGGCGATAAGGAGCACCTGGTAAAATACAAAGGTAAAGTACCCACTGAATGGGTGAGCGCCAAAGATACCAACGCTATAAAAAAGCTGGAGATTGTTGAACGCCTGCGAACCTCGCACCACATTAAAGGCGCGGTAAGCGATTTTTTAATTGAAGATAACCAATGCTCTGTTTCGTTCAAAGGCCCGGCCTATAGTGCAGACGCGTTTATTGACCGCCAAACAGGCGAGTATAAGCTAAACGAAACTACACTTGGCCTGGTAGCCGTGCTAAACGACCTGCACAAAGGCCGCGATGCAGGCAAAGGCTGGGGCTGGTTGATAGATATCTCGGCTGTTTTTCTAACACTGGTTTCCCTTACAGGGATCATCATGATCTGTTTTATGAAAAAGAAACGCGTTAGCGGCCTGCTTTGGGCTGTAGGCGGGATTGTGATTTGTTACCTGCTGTATGTGTGGCTGGTGCCGTGAGTTAATTAAAATTACTTGGAAGCCGTTATGCCGAACTTGTTTCGGCATCTCACTTGCTAAACGAATACCATATAAATCCGACTAATGGATGGGATGCCGAAACAAGTTCGGCATGACGATAAAAAACACAAAAGGCTCCGACAAGTCGGAGCCTTTTGTGTTTTTTTCAAAGGTTGATGTAGGGATCGGATTACAAATTGAAAGAGTAAGCTACACGTAAAGCTACAAAGTTGAGGGTAGAACCATCAACATCGGCATACTTGGTAGAACCTTCGTAACGCACGCCTAAATCAAGGTTGCTGCTGGCGGTAAGCGGCAATAACACACCTACTTGCGGAGCATAAATAAACGCGGTTGATTTAGTGTAACCCAAATCTTTTTTGTTTAGTAAAAACCCGGCACCACCCTCGGCCTGTACATAAAAGTTGTTAACCGGGAAGAATTTTAAACCTGCTTTAACTGGTAACAATTGAATGTTCTGTACATCGCCTTTAATGGTTGTGGTAGTATTTCCGGTAACAGTAGTAAAAGTTACGTCCTTTTTACCAAAAATGTTGTTGTACCCTGCGTTAACAGTTAAAAACAATTGGTTGGCAATAGGAAATTCTACTTGTGCAGAACCACCCAGGTTCCAGTTGTACCCATCAGATAATTTGCCGGTTGGGATGCCAGCATCGGCACCAATACTTAAACGCGGACCAGTTGGGGTAGTTGTTGATTTTGTTTGTGCTTTTGCGCCAAAAGTAAATGCAGCTAAGGCTAATACTAAGGCTGAAATTTTTAAACTTTTCATGATATTATGTATTTAGATCAATGTCCTTTTGTTTAAAGACAGGGCAAAGTAAATACATAAAACAGCTACGTTTTTTCACAGAAATGTCAGGAATATTTAATCGTTTGATTAACAGAAAGATAATTTTTGACCATTATGGTAATTTGGTCAATTTGTTGTCAAATTCACTCAAAATGCAGTTTTAGTGTCAAAAATTATGGTGTATTTCACACACTTTCATATAGAGGCATAACAAGTAAGCTTATAAAATGCGCAAGTTTAGCCGAGGTAGGTGTGGTGGATATTAAAATATAAAAATGCCACCAATGCAAGTAATAGAAATACCAGCATTATTAGTTTAAATGGTGTAAAGGCGGCAGGCTTTTTCATGACTACTTACCGGTAAAAACCGGTTTCCGTTTATTCAGGAAAGCATCAACGCCTTCCTTCATATCGGCTGTGCCAAAGCATTGACCGAATGCTGCAATTTCCTGCTCAAAACCATCGGCCGATCCGGACGCGTTAACAGCAGTAATAGCGGCTTTCACAGCCATGGGCGAGCGCTGTAATATTTTCCCCAATATCTCTTCGGCTTTGGCTAATAAACCTTCAGGGGTGGTTACATTGTTTACCAATCCGCATTGCAGGGCCTGGTCAGCCGTAAGCATGTCCGATGTCAGGATCATTTCCATGGCTTTGCCTTTGCCAATCAGTTGCGGTAAACGCTGTGTGCCACCATAGCCGGGTATCAAGCCTAAAGTCAATTCAGGTAACCCCATCTTCGCATTGTCCGAAGCTACGCGGATGTGGCATGCCATGGCCAGTTCCAGCCCGCCGCCTAAAGCAAAACCATTTACAGCAGCAATAACGGGCTTAGGGCCGTTAGCTATCAGATCAAATACCTGTGTTTGTCCTTCACGCGCCAATTGTGTACCTCCAGCAGCATCAAGTGCCGGGAAGCCCAAGATATCAGCGCCGGCAACAAAAGCCTTTGTCCCCGCGCCGGTAATGATCAGGCCACCTATTTGCTCATCGGCAAAAGCCGCCACAAGCGCGGTATGCAGTTCGGCCAGGGTAGCTGCATTCAGCGCGTTCAGTTTGCTTTCGCGGTTGATAGTGATATAGTGAATGCGCTGTTTGGTTTCGGTAAGGATGTTTTGGTAGCTCATAGCGGTTAGAAATTGCGGTGCTGGTGCACCCATTCGGTAATATATTTTACAATGTCAACGGTGCTTGTTCCGGGTGGGAACAGTTCGCCTACACCCATACTTTTCAGTTCGGCCATATCTTTTGCGGGAATAATGCCGCCGCCGGTTACCAGCACATCATCCATTCCTTTTTCTTTTATCAGGGCCAGTATCTTCGGAAAAACGGTCATGTGTGCACCCGAAAGTATAGATACGCCAATAGCGTCTACGTCTTCCTGCAGGGCGGTGTTCACCACCATTTCTGGTGTCTGGCGCAAACCGGTGTAAATTACTTCCATGCCGGCATCGCGCAGCGATGTGGCAATAATGCGGGCGCCCCGGTCGTGCCCGTCTAAGCCTACTTTGGCAACTAATACACGTATGGGGCGGTTAAATTTGTTGATGCTCATATAAACTATGCAAACATAACAAATGTGGGTAATTATTTGGGTGTTGGCAATAGGGGGACATGATTGACTTGATTTAGTGAAATATGTTGGGGGAGACTCAGCAGCTAAAGCAGGAGAAAGGGGCGCATCTGCATATTTGCACACCGCACAGCCCCGCATCCGCACATTTTTACTATTTTTGCCTTCAGTATGAGCGAAGAAAGATCATTAAATTTTATAGAAGAGATTGTTGAAGAAGATATTCGCACGGGCAAGCATGGCGGCCGGGTTTTAACCCGTTTCCCGCCCGAGCCTAACGGGTATTTACATATTGGCCACGCCAAATCTATCTGTTTGAATTTTGGACTGGCACAAAAATATAATGGTAAAACTAACCTTAGGTTTGATGATACCAACCCCGTTAAAGAGGATATAGAATACGTAGATAGTATTAAGGCCGATGTGAAATGGCTGGGCTTTGAGTGGGCGCAGGAACTTTACGCATCCGACTATTTTGAGCAATTATATCAATTTGCAGTTACCCTGATCAAAGCGGGTTTAGCTTACGTGGATGACAGCACCGCCGAAGAGATTGCAGCTCAAAAAGGTACGCCTACAGAGCCGGGTACACCCAACCAATACCGCAGCCGCAGTGTTGAGGAAAACCTGCAATTATTTGCTGACATGCGTGCCGGCAAATATGCCGATGGTGAAAAAGTATTGCGTGCTAAGGTTGACTTGGCATCGCCCAACATGCACCTGCGCGACCCTTTGATGTACCGTATTAAACATGCGCATCATCATCGTACCGGCGATGCCTGGTGTATTTACCCCATGTATGATTTTGCACACGGACAAAGTGATGCGATTGAAGAGATTACCCATTCTATCTGTACGCTGGAGTTTATTCCCCATCGTGCCTTGTATGATTGGTTTATTGAAAAACTAAACCTGTTCGATTCGCACCAGTATGAGTTTGCCCGCCTGAACATGACCTATACCGTAATGAGCAAGCGCAAATTGCTGCAACTGGTTACCGACGGACATGTAGAAGATTGGGACGACCCGCGTATGCCTACCATTAGCGGAATGCGCCGCCGGGGCTATCCAGCTGCCGCCATCCGCGATTTTTGCGAGCGTATTGGGGTAGCTAAACGCGAGAACATGATTGACCTTAGCTTGCTGGAGTTTTGCGTGCGCGAAAACCTGAACAAAAGCACCTGGCGCCGCATGGCTGTGCTTGATCCGATAAAACTGGTCATTACCAACTACCCAGCCGGGCAAACCGAGATGTTTACTGGCGAAAACAACCCTGAAGTTGAAGGTGGCGATGGCAACCGCGAGTTCCCTTTCAGTAATGAATTGTGGATTGAACGTGACGACTTTATGGAAGAACCGCCGAAGAAATTCTTCCGCCTGGGTGTAGGCCTGATGGTACGTTTAAAGAACGCTTACATTGTACAATGCGATAGTTTTGTTAAGGATGCCAATGGCAACGTAACTGAAGTGCATTGCAGCTATATCCCCGAAAGTAAATCGGGTAACGACACCAGCGGCTTAAGTCCTAAAGGAACTATCCACTGGGTAAGTGTGCCACATGCTAAAACTGCCGAGGTGAGGTTGTACGATCGTTTATTCAGGGTTGAAGATCCAAGTAACGAAGACGGCGACTTTAAAGAATATCTGAATCCTGATAGCCTGCAGATCATCAACGCCTACGTAGAACCCGATTTGGCTAACGCTCAACCAGGCATAGCTGTGCAGTTTATGCGTAAAGGCTATTTCACGCTGGACAGCAAACATACCACAGCCGATAAGCTGGTATTTAACCGCACAGTGACATTGAAAGACGGGTGGAAAGCAGTGGCGAAATAAGCTAAAAGCATTCTTGTCATTCCCCCATAGGGAAATATGCCTATACCTTAAGGGAAATTTTATACAATAGTTCATTTACGTATAAAGTTTCCCTTTCATGCTTATGTCCTTCGGTATTGTTTTGAATGACAAAATGATACCCAAAACAAAGGCCCCGCTGCTTTCACATCCGGAGCCTTGTTAAACTAAAACTAAAAAACTGTCTTTATAATTATTAAGTGAGTTTTGAATGAGTGATTGAGCGAATATTTCTTTATTCACCCAATCACTCATTCGCTCAATCAATTAAAACCTTCTACGGCGCTCGCCACGGTCCTCTTTGCGCTTGCCAGAGAAATCGCGGAAGCCACCGCCGCCTTCGCGACGTTCGCCGCCACCAGCAGGTCTTTCACGACGTTCGCCACCGCTATAGTTGCCGCCGCGATAACCACCGCCGCTGTTGCCACCATAGCTTCTGCGTTCGCCACGCGGGGCGCCGCCTTCACGACGCTGGCTGCTGCCTTCGCCAGATATCTCGATGCGCACATCGCGGCCCTGGAAATCGGCGCCTTTAAAGCCGGCTTGTACTTTTTCAACCTCTTCGTTCGGTACTTCAAAGAAAGAGTATACACCCTTTACGTCAATTTTCCCTACAGTGCGGCCGCTTATTTTTGAAGTGTTGCAAATATAACCTAACAGGTCGCCGCGGCTAAAGCCGTCAACCGAACCAAGGTTGATAAACAAACGCGTAAATTCGGCACTGCCACCACGCGGGGCGCGATCACCACGCTCACCATCGCGGGC of the Mucilaginibacter boryungensis genome contains:
- a CDS encoding DUF2271 domain-containing protein, giving the protein MKPFLTFLVGCFLLLVCSNFKVPSNKTRMYVSDYENVLGTSLEIKVSAVSQAQATVAEDAAMAEIDRLNNILSGYNSKSEFRQWISGTNEAVKVSPELFEVLNLFDKWHAQTNGALDASAEVVGKVWKAGAARNQMPTQEEINAALTQVKQPHWQLDETSKTATHLDNAALMLNTFTKSYVMNKACEAAMATSGVSAIVLNIGGDIMVLGEHTEQINIANPKADAENDAPVVMINISNKTVATSGNYRRGEMIQGKWYSHIVDPRTGKPAGEVISATVVAPNAVDAGALATALNVTGAVEGVKLMERNPEAEYMMIIANGKRIESKGWKAMEIAASAPVVKTSAKDKTWDPKYELSINIELAQIEGMRVHRPYLAVWVVDADKKPVRSIALWYNKPRYLNDMRAWYSAYYDEFTSNSNNISSTTSATRGPGKYTLKWDGKNDKGEFVKQGKYTIYIEAAREHGTYQLITQDMDFKKPEQITLTPNTEIAAASLDYHKK
- a CDS encoding PepSY-associated TM helix domain-containing protein — encoded protein: MSEHKSGQPRMLIRHPRTVEKKAKSAWQKNMAAVSRWLHIYLSMVSFAVVLFFSVTGLTLNHADWFGDKEHLVKYKGKVPTEWVSAKDTNAIKKLEIVERLRTSHHIKGAVSDFLIEDNQCSVSFKGPAYSADAFIDRQTGEYKLNETTLGLVAVLNDLHKGRDAGKGWGWLIDISAVFLTLVSLTGIIMICFMKKKRVSGLLWAVGGIVICYLLYVWLVP
- a CDS encoding outer membrane beta-barrel protein, producing the protein MKSLKISALVLALAAFTFGAKAQTKSTTTPTGPRLSIGADAGIPTGKLSDGYNWNLGGSAQVEFPIANQLFLTVNAGYNNIFGKKDVTFTTVTGNTTTTIKGDVQNIQLLPVKAGLKFFPVNNFYVQAEGGAGFLLNKKDLGYTKSTAFIYAPQVGVLLPLTASSNLDLGVRYEGSTKYADVDGSTLNFVALRVAYSFNL
- a CDS encoding enoyl-CoA hydratase/isomerase family protein, whose protein sequence is MSYQNILTETKQRIHYITINRESKLNALNAATLAELHTALVAAFADEQIGGLIITGAGTKAFVAGADILGFPALDAAGGTQLAREGQTQVFDLIANGPKPVIAAVNGFALGGGLELAMACHIRVASDNAKMGLPELTLGLIPGYGGTQRLPQLIGKGKAMEMILTSDMLTADQALQCGLVNNVTTPEGLLAKAEEILGKILQRSPMAVKAAITAVNASGSADGFEQEIAAFGQCFGTADMKEGVDAFLNKRKPVFTGK
- a CDS encoding cobalamin B12-binding domain-containing protein, giving the protein MSINKFNRPIRVLVAKVGLDGHDRGARIIATSLRDAGMEVIYTGLRQTPEMVVNTALQEDVDAIGVSILSGAHMTVFPKILALIKEKGMDDVLVTGGGIIPAKDMAELKSMGVGELFPPGTSTVDIVKYITEWVHQHRNF
- a CDS encoding glutamine--tRNA ligase/YqeY domain fusion protein; this encodes MSEERSLNFIEEIVEEDIRTGKHGGRVLTRFPPEPNGYLHIGHAKSICLNFGLAQKYNGKTNLRFDDTNPVKEDIEYVDSIKADVKWLGFEWAQELYASDYFEQLYQFAVTLIKAGLAYVDDSTAEEIAAQKGTPTEPGTPNQYRSRSVEENLQLFADMRAGKYADGEKVLRAKVDLASPNMHLRDPLMYRIKHAHHHRTGDAWCIYPMYDFAHGQSDAIEEITHSICTLEFIPHRALYDWFIEKLNLFDSHQYEFARLNMTYTVMSKRKLLQLVTDGHVEDWDDPRMPTISGMRRRGYPAAAIRDFCERIGVAKRENMIDLSLLEFCVRENLNKSTWRRMAVLDPIKLVITNYPAGQTEMFTGENNPEVEGGDGNREFPFSNELWIERDDFMEEPPKKFFRLGVGLMVRLKNAYIVQCDSFVKDANGNVTEVHCSYIPESKSGNDTSGLSPKGTIHWVSVPHAKTAEVRLYDRLFRVEDPSNEDGDFKEYLNPDSLQIINAYVEPDLANAQPGIAVQFMRKGYFTLDSKHTTADKLVFNRTVTLKDGWKAVAK